A stretch of Longibacter salinarum DNA encodes these proteins:
- a CDS encoding AAA family ATPase: protein MVPVRLELQNFLSYGTDAPVLDFDTFDVACLSGRNGQGKSALLDAITWSVWGEARKSSGKRKPDDELIRIGSRHMEVTFTFDVEGARYRVKRSFSRSATGKTTTSDLEFQLYEPDKEAYQPLTGAHQRETQAIIEDTVGLDYDTFINSAFLLQGRSDEFTKKSPSQRKEILVNILNLTRYEELAQGAREKMKVARDEAERQATEIDRLNEALEDVPEWKEERSTVQSEIKEKTDALESLREEEKALTERLASLRAKAQEAESVTATVKDLDERLASHREEVEELQKKIQGADDLLARSEKIQQEYERYEELQEERERLDEKRDLHRGIEKQIESKTSELERRRNELEKKLNRLQVERKNNQKNLKEIRPKLSRKSDLKEKLEAARNAKAKAKEMAERRDQRESMKESLSQIETRLVGMRQQLQGELDALKERIRREKKQLARTDALSEQVEAVKVKLERKETLDSKLEQVKERGTKIRETLQEYSGEVEARKEEREEAEATLERLRTSDGGACPTCGTDLTASHAEQVEETLQAKLRTTNERIKELEQNIESSKTKRERLLTKYREIESELKPLDGSAEKLATLLEQKRARDENVRSLQSDRQSAAELHRKLQEKAYGHELREKKKAIRKQMSEIAFDAEAFETLTNRAAQVDRYKEQLREIDNLEGRRDELERKIEDQERQIENLRESLDTGKAFAPLPKQIEQLEQQLSNVDFDPQRFGEVKNTLADLKEAAGRMKDLVNAQRNRDDWKTQRERVREKIEAEKEKRKELQSSLATLNEEIQGKAAVQNKQERKAEEVQSAETSLNELQKRLGMLDERLDQAREDRKAITAARKARKEAKRQQQLYKHLRRAFGKHGIPSLIIEETLPEIEERANVLLDRLTDGKMNVRLETLKDKKTGGTKETLEIIITDEQGVPRPYETFSGGESFRVNFALRLALAQLLAERSGVRVRTLVIDEGFGTQDREGIERLVEAIQAVREDFSKILVITHLQELKQAFPVRIEVEKDPVTGSSFDVIGV, encoded by the coding sequence GTGGTTCCTGTTCGTCTAGAGCTTCAAAACTTCCTCAGCTACGGGACCGACGCTCCGGTTCTGGACTTCGACACATTCGATGTCGCGTGCTTGTCCGGTCGAAACGGCCAGGGGAAGTCGGCTCTCCTGGACGCGATCACGTGGTCGGTGTGGGGCGAAGCTCGTAAGTCCAGTGGCAAGCGCAAGCCCGACGACGAACTGATTCGTATCGGGTCGCGGCACATGGAGGTGACGTTTACTTTCGATGTGGAAGGCGCTCGGTATCGTGTCAAGCGCTCGTTCAGTCGGTCGGCAACAGGGAAGACCACTACGTCGGATCTTGAGTTTCAGCTGTACGAGCCGGACAAGGAGGCGTACCAGCCCCTGACCGGCGCGCACCAGCGGGAGACGCAGGCGATCATCGAGGACACCGTCGGGCTCGACTACGACACCTTTATCAACTCGGCATTTCTGCTTCAGGGCCGCTCGGACGAGTTTACGAAAAAGAGCCCGAGCCAGCGGAAGGAGATTCTCGTCAACATCCTCAATCTCACGCGATACGAGGAGCTCGCCCAGGGTGCGCGAGAGAAGATGAAGGTGGCACGCGATGAGGCCGAGCGACAGGCGACAGAGATTGACCGACTGAATGAGGCACTGGAAGATGTGCCGGAGTGGAAGGAGGAACGGAGTACGGTTCAGTCGGAGATCAAGGAGAAAACGGATGCACTTGAATCCCTTCGAGAGGAAGAGAAAGCGTTGACGGAGCGGCTTGCCTCGCTTCGTGCAAAGGCGCAAGAGGCCGAGTCAGTAACGGCGACAGTGAAGGATCTTGACGAACGGCTGGCTTCTCACCGCGAGGAGGTGGAGGAGCTTCAGAAAAAGATTCAGGGGGCGGACGATCTTTTAGCGCGTAGCGAGAAAATCCAGCAAGAGTACGAGCGGTACGAGGAGCTTCAGGAAGAGCGTGAACGACTCGACGAGAAGCGAGACCTTCACCGCGGGATCGAGAAACAGATCGAGTCCAAGACGTCAGAGCTCGAGCGACGCCGCAACGAGCTCGAGAAAAAGTTGAATCGTCTCCAGGTCGAGCGCAAGAACAACCAGAAGAACCTGAAAGAGATACGCCCGAAGCTTTCCCGTAAGAGCGACCTAAAAGAGAAGCTAGAGGCCGCCCGGAACGCGAAAGCGAAGGCGAAGGAGATGGCCGAGCGTCGCGATCAACGAGAGTCGATGAAAGAATCTCTTTCACAGATCGAGACGCGTCTCGTTGGAATGCGCCAGCAGCTACAGGGGGAACTAGATGCCCTGAAGGAACGCATTCGGCGAGAGAAGAAGCAACTGGCACGTACGGACGCGCTGTCGGAGCAGGTTGAGGCAGTTAAAGTAAAACTTGAACGGAAGGAAACCCTCGATTCGAAGCTCGAGCAGGTAAAAGAACGCGGGACGAAGATCCGCGAGACGTTGCAGGAGTACAGCGGAGAAGTTGAGGCTCGAAAGGAGGAACGGGAGGAGGCAGAAGCGACTCTTGAGCGACTTAGGACGAGCGATGGAGGGGCCTGTCCGACCTGTGGAACGGACCTTACCGCCTCTCACGCGGAACAGGTTGAGGAAACGCTTCAGGCCAAGCTCCGCACGACGAACGAACGGATTAAGGAGCTCGAGCAAAACATCGAGTCGTCGAAGACGAAGCGCGAGCGCCTTCTGACCAAGTACAGGGAGATTGAGTCGGAGTTGAAGCCGCTTGACGGCAGCGCGGAGAAGCTGGCGACGTTGCTGGAGCAGAAGCGGGCTCGCGACGAGAATGTTCGGAGTCTCCAGAGCGATCGGCAGTCCGCGGCGGAGCTGCATCGGAAGCTACAGGAGAAAGCGTACGGGCACGAGCTGCGGGAGAAGAAGAAGGCGATCCGAAAGCAGATGTCCGAGATTGCCTTCGATGCGGAGGCGTTCGAGACGCTCACCAATCGGGCCGCGCAGGTCGATCGGTACAAGGAGCAGCTTCGCGAAATTGATAATCTCGAAGGTCGCCGGGATGAGCTGGAGCGCAAGATCGAGGACCAGGAACGGCAGATCGAAAACCTGCGAGAGTCCCTTGACACGGGGAAAGCATTCGCTCCGTTGCCGAAACAGATCGAACAACTGGAGCAACAGCTTTCGAACGTCGACTTTGACCCCCAGCGGTTCGGTGAGGTGAAGAACACGCTCGCCGATTTAAAGGAGGCGGCCGGTCGGATGAAGGATCTCGTCAACGCGCAGCGCAACCGGGATGACTGGAAGACGCAACGCGAGCGTGTACGTGAAAAGATTGAAGCTGAAAAAGAGAAGCGAAAAGAACTGCAGTCGTCCCTGGCGACTCTAAACGAAGAGATCCAGGGGAAGGCGGCGGTTCAAAACAAGCAAGAGAGAAAGGCAGAGGAAGTGCAGTCTGCGGAGACGAGTCTGAATGAGCTCCAGAAGCGTCTCGGCATGCTCGACGAACGACTCGACCAGGCCCGGGAAGACCGGAAGGCGATCACCGCTGCTCGGAAGGCGCGAAAGGAAGCGAAGCGTCAGCAGCAATTGTATAAACATCTGCGGCGCGCTTTCGGCAAGCACGGCATTCCGTCTCTCATCATCGAAGAAACGCTGCCGGAGATTGAGGAGCGCGCAAATGTGCTTCTCGACCGATTGACCGATGGCAAGATGAACGTGCGGCTGGAGACGCTCAAGGATAAGAAGACGGGCGGTACGAAGGAGACCCTGGAGATCATCATTACGGATGAGCAGGGCGTTCCTCGTCCGTATGAGACGTTCTCAGGCGGGGAAAGCTTCCGTGTCAATTTTGCTCTACGTCTCGCCCTAGCCCAACTGCTGGCGGAACGGAGCGGCGTGCGGGTTCGGACGCTCGTGATCGATGAGGGCTTCGGCACGCAGGACCGTGAGGGCATCGAGCGACTGGTCGAGGCGATTCAGGCGGTTCGGGAGGACTTCTCCAAGATTCTCGTCATCACGCACCTGCAGGAGTTGAAGCAGGCGTTTCCCGTTCGGATCGAAGTCGAGAAGGATCCGGTCACAGGCTCCTCGTTCGATGTGATTGGTGTGTAG
- a CDS encoding DMT family transporter, with amino-acid sequence MPTDSWKSDASLLLVVLIWGANFPILKVALEAMPIHVLNVFRFIVSAGVLGSMYLWSRRGQDMATFFAPFKRHARRLIVLALIGYVFYQVCFVVGVNNTTAGSAALIMTSAPMWTAVVGQIAGTEYLGRFAWIGLAVSMLGTAFVVAAGSETVAVGAGSLFGNAVILLGAILWGAYTALNKPVVSDISPVAATFFGIMIALPVLAGIGAPYASGVAWGEVDLWVWLAIIFSGGLSTGIAFVIWNTAVRNVGASNTAIYNNLVPLVALAGGVLFLDETVNAWQIAGGVLIIAGLVLVRRYRLREAA; translated from the coding sequence GTGCCGACTGATTCCTGGAAATCCGACGCCTCTCTCCTCCTCGTCGTCCTGATCTGGGGCGCGAATTTCCCCATCCTTAAGGTGGCACTTGAGGCGATGCCGATTCACGTGCTGAACGTGTTTCGCTTCATCGTATCCGCGGGCGTCCTGGGAAGCATGTACCTCTGGAGCCGCAGAGGCCAGGATATGGCGACATTCTTTGCCCCATTCAAGCGCCATGCACGACGCCTCATCGTTCTGGCTCTTATCGGATACGTGTTCTACCAGGTGTGCTTCGTGGTCGGCGTCAATAATACGACGGCGGGAAGTGCGGCACTCATCATGACGAGCGCACCGATGTGGACAGCCGTCGTCGGGCAAATAGCCGGTACAGAATATCTTGGACGCTTCGCCTGGATCGGACTCGCGGTATCGATGCTCGGCACCGCGTTCGTCGTGGCCGCAGGATCCGAGACCGTGGCCGTGGGCGCCGGCTCCCTGTTCGGAAATGCTGTGATCCTGCTGGGCGCCATTCTGTGGGGAGCCTACACGGCGCTGAACAAACCCGTCGTGAGCGATATTTCCCCAGTCGCTGCCACCTTCTTCGGTATCATGATCGCGCTCCCCGTGCTCGCCGGCATTGGTGCTCCGTACGCGTCGGGCGTCGCCTGGGGCGAGGTCGACCTCTGGGTCTGGCTTGCCATTATTTTCAGTGGCGGCCTCTCCACGGGGATCGCCTTCGTGATATGGAACACCGCCGTGCGAAATGTGGGCGCCTCGAACACGGCGATCTACAACAACCTCGTGCCCCTGGTCGCGCTGGCGGGTGGCGTTCTCTTCCTCGACGAGACCGTAAATGCCTGGCAGATCGCAGGGGGCGTCCTCATCATTGCCGGCCTGGTGCTCGTGCGACGGTACCGTCTGCGTGAGGCGGCTTGA